A single region of the Oryzias melastigma strain HK-1 linkage group LG23, ASM292280v2, whole genome shotgun sequence genome encodes:
- the ptn gene encoding pleiotrophin, which produces MDGLKQWIQVAVMALLVLTVMAADGGKAEKQGKKERKSDCGDWQWSVCVANEGDCGLGTREGTRTGTDCKQTIKTQRCKIPCNWKKKFGGECKYDFQAWGECDLATGMKNRTGVLKRALMDATCTPTVTATKPCGKIPKTKLQDAKKQKKEGKKRERAPMPW; this is translated from the exons ATGGATGGACTAAAACAGTGGATCCAAGTGGCCGTCATGGCCCTCCTGGTGTTAACAGTGATGGCTGCAGATGGAGGCAAAGCTGAGAAACAAG GAAAGAAGGAGCGCAAGTCAGACTGTGGGGACTGGCAGTGGAGCGTTTGCGTGGCCAACGAGGGCGACTGCGGACTTGGCACCAGAGAGGGAACGCGCACTGGGACCGACTGCAAGCAGACCATCAAGACCCAACGCTGCAAGATCCCTTGCAACtggaagaaaaagtttgggg GGGAATGCAAGTACGACTTCCAGGCTTGGGGTGAGTGCGATCTGGCGACGGGGATGAAAAACAGGACGGGAGTTCTGAAGCGGGCGCTCATGGATGCAACCTGCACCCCCACCGTCACGGCCACCAAGCCTTGTGGGAAAATCCCCAAGACAAAGCTGCAAG ATgcaaaaaagcagaagaaggaGGGAAAGAAGCGAGAGCGTGCCCCCATGCCTTGGTGA